The window TCTATACCTTCCTGAAAGAGGAAATCGCCCGCGAGAGAACACACAACAGGACTCTCAATCTCCCGGAAAGGCTGGTCTCCGGAGAGGATCTTATCTCCATGGGTTTAGAGCCGGGCCCGCTGTTCAAAACTATTCTGGATGAAGTGATGGATGCGCAACTGGAGGGGAAAATCAGCACTAGGAGCGAGGCCCTTGCATTTTTAAAAGAGCATTTTTCTCCGCCAGTTCGGAAAATTCCGGAGCAAAAAAGTACTGAGCCGGATCCACCAGCGTTCCATGATGCCTGACCTTGTAGAGAAGGTGCGACGCCTCAGCGATTTTCGCCACCCCCGTTCTCCCCATATATCCGATCTTTTGTCCGCGGGTTACACGGTCACCGGCATTAACCAGGATATGCTGCTGGAGGTGGGCATAAAAGGTTTCGTATACACCCTTATGGTCGATGACAACATACAGCCCGTTCTCATCGGAGGCGTTTCTCACCACTTTCGTCACCGCTCCATCCGCGGTGGCAATCACCGGGGTTCCCTCGACATTGTAGATTCTGACTCCGTCATGGAGCTTTTTCCGGCCGGTGTACTCATCCACGGAATATCCGAACTCCTGCAAAATCTTACCGTCCGCAGGCCGTATCGAGGGAACGCCCCGGAGGTAATCGGCATGCTCCAGAAAAATTTTATACAACTCACTGAAGTTTTTCTCATAGGCCTGGCTTTCAACGTCCATACGGTCGATCGTCGAAAATATCTTTTCCGGGGAAAGGAAACGTCCGGCCTTTTGAACGGCTTTTCCCGAACGGCTGGTTTTCAGATCACGGTCGGAGATATTGGACTCCCTGAGTATCTGCTGATTCAGTGAATCTATCACGGTTATCCTGGCAGACACGTGCGACAGGGTTGTATCCAGGAGGATAAGATTCTTCTCCAGAACGGCATTCTGGGTGATTATCTCATGGGTTTTGCTGTTGTAAAAGGATTTCCCCTTGAACCCGATGATGTAGAATATCATGACCAAAACCGCCATCACGAGGAAAAATATAGTACCGTAAATGATCGTACGGTGAACCCTGAACTGTTTGATCGTTGACTGGTAGTGGGGAATGAG is drawn from Candidatus Latescibacter sp. and contains these coding sequences:
- a CDS encoding M23 family metallopeptidase, with the translated sequence MGWKQLTFILIPHYQSTIKQFRVHRTIIYGTIFFLVMAVLVMIFYIIGFKGKSFYNSKTHEIITQNAVLEKNLILLDTTLSHVSARITVIDSLNQQILRESNISDRDLKTSRSGKAVQKAGRFLSPEKIFSTIDRMDVESQAYEKNFSELYKIFLEHADYLRGVPSIRPADGKILQEFGYSVDEYTGRKKLHDGVRIYNVEGTPVIATADGAVTKVVRNASDENGLYVVIDHKGVYETFYAHLQQHILVNAGDRVTRGQKIGYMGRTGVAKIAEASHLLYKVRHHGTLVDPAQYFFAPEFSELAEKNALLKMQGPRS